Proteins encoded within one genomic window of Bemisia tabaci chromosome 2, PGI_BMITA_v3:
- the jagn gene encoding protein jagunal, with product MASRGGPYVVGTDGADFAHRQRVAAQYQISAQNKSRLKWCIFFHYLLFFVMLAKLSADILDKLDIFILEIEELEIPKPLWWEYTWCISLLLSFLGLSAVKKNKIKMMERYMMGIGVFGFCPLLYAIIYYFSDVWAYVNRGDTKHIETWQGYPYGLLWYAFILLALQVHLFSLFFARNLLTAWTSRGTKKAQ from the exons ATGGCTTCAAGAGGAGGACCGTACGTAGTTGGCACTGATGGTGCAGATTTTGCTCACAGGCAGAGAGTAGCTGCTCAGTACCAAATTAG tGCTCAAAACAAGTCAAGATTGAAATGGTGTATATTTTTCCATTATCTTTTATTCTTTGTCATGCTAGCAAAACTGTcagcagatattttagataaattaGATATTTTCATCCTTGAAATAGAAGAACTGGAAATACCCAAA cCATTATGGTGGGAGTACACTTGGTGTATAAGTCTACTCCTCTCATTTCTAGGGCTGTCGGCtgtgaagaaaaacaaaatcaaaatgaTGGAGCGCTACATGATGGGCATAGGTGTTTTTGGATTTTGTCCTTTGCTATATGCCATAATTTACTATTTTTCGGATGTCTGGGCGTACGTCAATAGAGGAGACACAAAACACATTGAAACTTGGCAG GGGTACCCATATGGACTTCTCTGGTACGCGTTTATTCTTCTAGCTCTACAAGTTCACttgttctctctctttttcgcAAGAAATCTTCTCACAGCCTGGACATCGAGAGGCACCAAAAAAGCTCAATAG